In Allomuricauda ruestringensis DSM 13258, the following proteins share a genomic window:
- the glmS gene encoding glutamine--fructose-6-phosphate transaminase (isomerizing) yields the protein MCGIVGYIGHRDAYPVIIKGLQRLEYRGYDSAGITLYDGENIHLAKTKGKVEDLKNKAEASIPIKGKLGLGHTRWATHGVPNDVNSHPHYSNSGDLVIIHNGIIENYESIKQALIKRGYTFESDTDTEVLINLIEEVKKKEGVKLGKAVQIALNQVVGAYAIAVFDKNKPDEIVVAKLGSPLAIGIGENEYFIASDASPFIEFTNNAVYLEDEEMAIVRIGKEIKLRKIKDDAIAYPNILELQLNLEEIEKGGYDHFMLKEIYEQPKAILDTYRGRLLADKGIIKMSGIDQNLEKFLNANRIIIVACGTSWHAGLVAEYIFEDMARIPVEVEYASEFRYRNPVITENDVLIAISQSGETADTLAAIKLAKEKGAFVFGVCNVVGSSIARETYAGAYTHAGPEIGVASTKAFTTQITVLTLIALKLAQEKGTLSQSKYHEYLAELEAVPAKVEKALLSNTLVEEISETYKDSPNCLYLGRGYNFPVALEGALKLKEISYIHAEGYPAAEMKHGPIALIDEQMPVVVIATKKGHYEKVVSNIQEIKSRKGRIIAIVTEGDETVKELADHVIEVPETSESLSPLLTTIPLQLLSYHIAVMRGCNVDQPRNLAKSVTVE from the coding sequence ATGTGTGGAATAGTTGGTTACATTGGTCATAGAGATGCCTATCCAGTAATAATAAAAGGACTTCAAAGGCTAGAATATAGAGGATACGACAGTGCAGGAATTACCTTGTACGATGGAGAGAACATCCATCTTGCCAAAACAAAGGGTAAAGTTGAAGATTTAAAAAACAAGGCCGAAGCTTCTATTCCCATCAAAGGAAAATTAGGTCTAGGTCATACGAGATGGGCTACCCATGGCGTTCCCAACGATGTAAATTCACACCCCCATTACTCCAATTCAGGTGATTTGGTGATTATTCACAATGGAATCATAGAAAACTATGAGTCCATTAAACAAGCACTTATCAAAAGAGGTTACACCTTTGAATCGGATACCGATACCGAAGTGCTCATCAACCTAATTGAAGAAGTCAAGAAAAAAGAAGGGGTAAAACTGGGTAAAGCCGTTCAGATTGCATTGAACCAAGTTGTAGGAGCGTATGCCATTGCGGTGTTTGATAAAAACAAGCCCGATGAAATCGTGGTCGCCAAATTAGGTAGTCCCCTCGCTATCGGAATCGGGGAAAACGAATATTTTATTGCCTCTGATGCCTCTCCATTTATAGAATTCACTAACAATGCCGTATATCTTGAAGACGAGGAAATGGCCATTGTAAGGATTGGCAAGGAAATCAAGCTACGTAAAATCAAGGACGATGCCATTGCCTACCCTAATATTCTAGAGTTACAGCTCAACCTGGAAGAAATAGAAAAAGGCGGCTATGATCATTTTATGCTCAAAGAAATCTATGAGCAGCCCAAGGCTATTTTGGATACCTATAGGGGACGTTTGCTGGCAGATAAGGGTATTATTAAAATGTCCGGTATTGATCAGAACCTCGAAAAATTCCTCAACGCCAACAGAATCATAATCGTAGCCTGCGGTACTTCGTGGCACGCTGGTTTGGTAGCGGAATATATTTTTGAGGACATGGCAAGGATACCTGTTGAGGTGGAATATGCCTCGGAATTCAGGTACCGTAACCCGGTAATTACAGAGAATGATGTGCTGATAGCTATCTCACAGTCTGGAGAAACTGCAGATACTTTAGCTGCAATAAAACTGGCAAAAGAAAAAGGAGCGTTTGTATTTGGGGTTTGTAACGTAGTGGGTTCATCCATAGCCAGAGAAACCTACGCAGGAGCCTATACACATGCTGGACCGGAAATAGGAGTGGCTTCGACCAAGGCATTTACCACGCAGATTACGGTATTGACCTTGATTGCTTTAAAATTGGCGCAAGAAAAAGGGACACTCTCTCAATCCAAGTACCATGAATACTTAGCAGAATTGGAGGCTGTACCGGCTAAAGTGGAAAAGGCATTGTTGTCCAATACTTTGGTAGAAGAAATATCAGAAACTTATAAAGATTCACCTAACTGCCTATATTTGGGAAGAGGATATAATTTCCCCGTGGCGCTGGAGGGAGCTTTAAAACTGAAAGAAATTAGTTACATCCATGCAGAAGGCTATCCTGCCGCAGAGATGAAGCACGGACCCATCGCTTTGATCGATGAGCAAATGCCAGTCGTAGTAATTGCCACCAAAAAAGGCCACTACGAAAAAGTAGTAAGCAATATCCAGGAAATAAAATCCAGAAAAGGACGAATCATAGCCATAGTAACAGAAGGTGACGAAACCGTAAAAGAGTTGGCGGACCATGTAATCGAGGTGCCGGAAACTTCAGAAAGCCTATCACCGCTACTCACAACAATTCCGTTACAATTACTTTCATACCATATCGCCGTAATGAGAGGTTGTAATGTAGATCAGCCGAGAAATTTGGCTAAATCCGTTACGGTAGAATAG
- a CDS encoding TonB-dependent receptor: protein MKKLMFLSLMLLGLATYGQTTVQGKVVDENNEPIPGANVVLVGKAEGTTTDFDGNFTFNTDEEPPFQLQFSSIGFSDFTANVTSNNQTLTITLSEANTLLDEIVISASRTPERIFESPVSVERFGLREIKNTTAESFYGGLQNLKGVDINTNSLTFQSVNTRGFATFANNRFLQLVDGMDNTAPGLNFVLGNLVGMSELDVQSVEILPGASSALYGAGAFNGILFMRSKNPFDFQGISAYAKGGVTTQDAAGSNFYKDFGVRAAHAFSDKVAVKANLSVLTGEDWHANSRADLNNPGADRSNPAYDGLNVYGDEVSDLINFDSFAGLPSGTIGSAVVSRTGYDEADLADYGAESVKADFALHYRPFADDLEVILNSRIGRGTTIYQGANRYAVSGFTMQQHKLEIKNDNFFLRGYIVSENSGDAYDTRFAAINVNRLWKRDIPNPSNPNERSWFGDYIGTYIPTFLGLFQQGTSREDASVQAHAAARAYADEGRLIPGTPAFESAFNKVINDGDLTTGAKFIDKTKFRHVNGNYNIAHLIDDWADIQIGGSFREYELNSNGTIFTDIDGPIKYNEYGAYLQVQKKFLDDRLKFTGSARYDKNEFFDGFLSPRVSFAYTLGEERNHNLRVSVQQGFRNPTTQDLFIGLNAGRAILVGSAPSNLDRDVRTFDISEKAQEDLGQPATVEIVGREAYENAYSVSSLQAGAPEVVNTPLVKPEEIIAYEAGYRGQVGKFTIDLSGYYNSYSDFLANTTTAVPFYGEAGDGGLSLLALQNGDYQVYQTYTNSEADINSYGGTVGVDTKLGNFDLGVNYTFAELDIDEGKYPDLRTNFNTPKHKVKASFGNAALFKNFGFNVNYRWSDSYYWEASFADGNIPAYTVLDAQINYSVPSIKSVFKLGGSNLLGDEYYTAIGTGFIGSIYYLSWSINP from the coding sequence ATGAAAAAACTTATGTTTCTTTCCCTAATGCTGTTGGGTTTGGCAACTTATGGTCAGACCACCGTACAGGGAAAGGTAGTTGATGAAAATAACGAGCCCATACCGGGAGCCAATGTGGTCTTGGTTGGGAAAGCAGAAGGAACCACTACGGACTTTGATGGAAATTTTACCTTTAATACTGATGAAGAGCCCCCTTTTCAGCTTCAATTTTCCAGTATAGGTTTCTCGGATTTTACAGCGAATGTCACTTCAAACAACCAGACACTTACTATTACACTTTCGGAAGCTAACACCCTGTTGGACGAAATTGTGATTTCAGCTTCAAGAACTCCCGAACGTATTTTTGAGTCTCCCGTATCCGTTGAAAGATTTGGTCTTAGGGAAATTAAAAACACTACGGCAGAATCCTTTTATGGTGGTCTTCAAAACTTGAAGGGAGTGGATATTAATACAAACAGTTTAACGTTTCAATCCGTGAACACCAGAGGTTTTGCAACCTTTGCCAACAACCGATTTTTACAGTTGGTAGATGGAATGGACAACACCGCCCCCGGACTTAACTTTGTTTTGGGTAACCTTGTGGGGATGTCGGAGCTGGATGTGCAGAGCGTGGAAATCCTTCCAGGAGCTTCCTCCGCTTTGTATGGAGCAGGTGCTTTTAACGGTATACTGTTCATGAGAAGTAAAAACCCGTTCGATTTTCAAGGGATAAGTGCCTACGCCAAAGGCGGGGTAACCACCCAAGACGCTGCGGGAAGCAATTTTTATAAAGATTTTGGAGTGCGTGCGGCCCACGCATTCAGCGATAAAGTAGCCGTTAAGGCAAACCTATCGGTTCTGACCGGTGAGGATTGGCATGCCAACAGCAGAGCGGATTTGAACAATCCGGGAGCCGACCGTTCCAATCCAGCCTACGACGGATTAAATGTGTACGGTGATGAGGTTTCGGATTTAATAAATTTCGACTCATTTGCAGGGTTGCCTAGTGGTACCATAGGTTCAGCGGTGGTTTCCAGAACAGGGTATGATGAAGCCGATTTGGCCGACTATGGTGCGGAAAGTGTAAAAGCGGATTTTGCATTGCATTACAGGCCCTTTGCAGATGATTTGGAAGTGATTCTTAACAGTAGAATTGGTCGCGGCACCACCATTTATCAAGGAGCTAACCGGTATGCGGTAAGTGGGTTTACCATGCAGCAGCACAAGTTGGAAATCAAGAACGATAATTTCTTTTTAAGGGGATACATTGTTTCCGAAAACTCGGGCGATGCTTACGATACTCGTTTTGCAGCAATCAATGTGAACAGACTTTGGAAGAGAGATATACCAAATCCAAGTAACCCGAATGAAAGATCATGGTTTGGCGATTACATAGGGACATATATACCTACATTTTTAGGACTTTTTCAGCAAGGAACTTCCCGTGAGGATGCATCTGTACAAGCACATGCCGCGGCAAGAGCTTATGCAGATGAAGGAAGATTGATTCCCGGGACACCAGCGTTTGAAAGTGCATTCAATAAGGTTATCAATGATGGGGACTTAACCACAGGGGCAAAGTTCATTGATAAAACCAAATTCCGTCACGTAAACGGTAATTACAATATTGCCCACCTGATAGATGATTGGGCCGATATTCAAATCGGAGGTTCGTTCAGGGAATATGAGTTGAATTCCAATGGAACCATTTTTACAGATATTGATGGTCCCATCAAATACAACGAGTACGGAGCCTACCTTCAAGTACAGAAGAAATTTTTGGATGACCGTTTAAAATTTACAGGTTCTGCCCGTTATGATAAAAATGAATTTTTTGATGGATTTCTTTCGCCAAGAGTTTCTTTTGCCTACACCTTGGGAGAAGAAAGAAACCATAACCTTAGGGTTTCAGTACAGCAAGGGTTTAGAAATCCAACAACACAGGACTTGTTCATTGGTTTAAATGCAGGACGTGCTATTTTGGTAGGTTCCGCACCATCAAACTTGGACAGGGATGTGAGAACATTTGATATAAGTGAGAAAGCTCAGGAGGATCTTGGTCAACCCGCTACAGTGGAAATTGTAGGTCGTGAAGCCTATGAAAATGCCTATTCCGTAAGTTCCTTACAAGCTGGAGCTCCTGAAGTAGTCAATACACCACTTGTTAAACCCGAGGAAATCATAGCTTATGAAGCAGGTTATCGTGGGCAAGTGGGTAAGTTCACCATTGACTTGAGCGGATACTACAATAGCTATTCCGACTTTTTGGCCAATACCACCACAGCTGTTCCTTTTTATGGTGAAGCAGGAGATGGAGGTCTTTCCTTGTTGGCACTTCAGAACGGAGATTACCAAGTGTATCAAACCTATACCAATTCCGAGGCAGATATCAATTCCTACGGAGGTACCGTTGGTGTAGATACCAAACTTGGAAACTTTGACCTTGGGGTCAACTACACATTCGCCGAATTGGACATTGATGAAGGTAAATATCCAGATTTGAGAACTAACTTTAATACTCCAAAGCACAAGGTAAAAGCTTCTTTCGGGAATGCAGCGCTTTTCAAAAACTTTGGTTTTAACGTAAACTACCGTTGGAGTGACAGTTATTACTGGGAAGCTTCGTTTGCCGATGGCAATATTCCAGCATACACTGTGTTGGATGCCCAAATCAACTATTCGGTTCCATCCATCAAATCTGTTTTTAAACTTGGTGGATCCAATCTTTTGGGTGATGAATACTACACGGCAATCGGTACAGGATTTATCGGTTCCATATACTATTTATCTTGGAGCATAAATCCCTAA
- the atpD gene encoding F0F1 ATP synthase subunit beta — translation MSKVTGKVAQIIGPVIDVEFESGVVIPRIYDSLEIAKADGSKLVLEVQSHIGENTVRTISMDSTDGLSRGVEVVATGNPIQMPIGEDVYGRLFNVIGDAIDGMENLPKTGDNGLPIHREAPKFEDLSTSTEVLFTGIKVIDLIEPYAKGGKIGLFGGAGVGKTVLIQELINNIAKGHGGLSVFAGVGERTREGNDLLREMLESGIIKYGDDFLHSMEEGGWDLSKVDKSAMKESKATFVFGQMNEPPGARARVALSGLTIAEYFRDGSGEGQGKDVLFFVDNIFRFTQAGSEVSALLGRMPSAVGYQPTLATEMGAMQERITSTKRGSITSVQAVYVPADDLTDPAPATTFAHLDATTVLSRKIAELGIYPAVDPLDSTSRILTPEILGKEHYDCAQRVKELLQRYKELQDIIAILGMEELSEEDKLAVGRARRVQRFLSQPFHVAEQFTGIPGVLVDIKETIKGFNMIMDGELDHLPESAFNLKGTIEEAIEAGEKMLAEA, via the coding sequence ATGTCTAAAGTAACAGGTAAGGTTGCCCAAATTATAGGCCCGGTCATTGATGTTGAGTTTGAATCAGGGGTAGTAATCCCAAGAATTTATGACTCCCTTGAAATAGCAAAAGCTGATGGCTCAAAATTGGTTTTGGAAGTACAATCACACATTGGTGAGAATACCGTAAGAACCATCTCTATGGACTCTACCGATGGTTTGAGCAGGGGTGTAGAGGTAGTAGCTACCGGAAATCCAATTCAAATGCCAATTGGCGAAGATGTTTACGGACGTCTTTTCAATGTGATCGGTGACGCCATCGATGGTATGGAAAACTTACCTAAAACTGGAGACAATGGTCTTCCAATTCACCGTGAAGCACCAAAATTTGAAGACCTTTCCACTTCAACAGAAGTACTTTTTACGGGTATTAAAGTAATCGACCTTATCGAGCCTTATGCAAAAGGTGGTAAAATTGGATTGTTCGGTGGTGCCGGGGTTGGTAAAACGGTATTGATTCAGGAGTTGATCAACAACATTGCAAAAGGTCACGGTGGTTTGTCCGTGTTCGCAGGTGTTGGTGAACGTACCCGTGAAGGAAACGATTTGCTTCGTGAGATGTTGGAATCCGGAATTATAAAATACGGGGACGATTTCTTGCACTCCATGGAAGAAGGAGGATGGGATTTATCCAAAGTAGACAAAAGCGCCATGAAGGAATCCAAGGCAACCTTTGTGTTCGGTCAGATGAACGAACCACCGGGAGCACGTGCTCGTGTTGCATTGTCTGGATTGACCATTGCAGAATATTTCCGTGATGGATCGGGAGAAGGACAAGGAAAAGACGTTCTTTTCTTTGTTGATAACATTTTCCGTTTTACTCAAGCAGGTTCCGAGGTATCTGCACTTTTAGGTCGTATGCCATCTGCGGTGGGTTATCAACCAACATTGGCAACAGAAATGGGTGCCATGCAAGAAAGGATTACATCAACAAAAAGAGGTTCCATTACATCGGTGCAGGCGGTTTACGTACCTGCGGATGACTTGACGGATCCAGCACCAGCCACAACATTTGCTCACTTGGATGCCACAACCGTACTTTCCCGTAAAATTGCCGAGCTGGGTATTTATCCTGCTGTGGATCCTTTGGATTCCACTTCTAGGATTTTGACCCCTGAAATTTTGGGTAAAGAACACTACGACTGTGCACAACGTGTAAAAGAGTTGTTGCAACGTTATAAAGAGCTTCAGGATATTATCGCCATCTTGGGTATGGAGGAACTTTCTGAAGAAGATAAATTGGCCGTAGGTAGGGCAAGACGTGTACAACGCTTCTTGTCACAGCCATTCCACGTAGCAGAACAGTTTACCGGTATTCCTGGGGTGTTGGTTGACATTAAAGAGACTATTAAAGGATTTAACATGATCATGGACGGTGAACTAGATCACTTGCCAGAATCTGCCTTCAACCTTAAAGGTACCATCGAAGAAGCTATCGAGGCTGGAGAGAAAATGTTGGCGGAAGCCTAA
- a CDS encoding F0F1 ATP synthase subunit epsilon — MYLEIVSPEATLFSGDVTAVTVPGINGEFQMLENHAPVVSLLQKGNVKVKGNISIDEAFADKFSKGKNGETVLAITSGTVEMKDNKVIVLAD, encoded by the coding sequence ATGTATTTAGAAATAGTATCACCCGAAGCTACCTTATTCTCAGGCGATGTAACTGCGGTTACCGTTCCTGGTATAAATGGCGAGTTCCAAATGCTGGAGAACCACGCACCTGTTGTTTCTTTGTTGCAAAAGGGAAACGTAAAAGTAAAGGGCAACATCTCTATAGATGAAGCCTTTGCCGATAAGTTTTCCAAAGGAAAAAATGGAGAAACTGTTTTGGCAATCACAAGCGGTACTGTTGAGATGAAGGACAATAAAGTAATTGTTCTGGCCGATTAA
- the radA gene encoding DNA repair protein RadA, whose translation MAKTKTAFFCQNCGTQFPKWIGQCSSCKEWNTIVEEVVQKEDKKSWKTNKTAKQANKPLRVSEITQEKELRLDTLDQEFNRVLGGGLVPGSLTLLGGEPGIGKSTLLLQIALKLPYKILYVSGEESQRQIKMRADRIQPNSENCYILTETKTQNIFQQISTIEPDLVVIDSIQTLHTDYIESAAGSISQIRESTAELIKFAKESHTPVILVGHITKDGTIAGPKILEHMVDTVLQFEGDRNYVYRILRSLKNRFGSTAELGIYEMQGSGLREVNNPSEVLISKNEEDLSGTAIAATVEGMRPLLIEIQALVSTAVYGTPQRSATGFNAKRLNMLLAVLEKRAGFKLGAKDVFLNITGGISVDDPAIDLAVMGAILSSNSDIAIEKGVCFAAEVGLAGEIRPVQRVDQRILEAEKLGFSTIFISKNNKIGLKKTGIQVRKVSKIEDVVAHLFG comes from the coding sequence ATGGCCAAAACCAAAACAGCATTTTTTTGTCAAAACTGTGGAACCCAATTCCCAAAATGGATTGGGCAATGTTCCTCTTGCAAGGAGTGGAACACCATTGTGGAAGAAGTGGTCCAAAAAGAAGACAAAAAAAGTTGGAAGACCAACAAAACTGCCAAACAAGCCAACAAACCCCTACGTGTTTCCGAAATTACACAAGAAAAAGAACTCCGACTGGATACCTTGGACCAAGAGTTCAATCGTGTTTTGGGAGGTGGATTGGTACCGGGTTCGCTTACTTTACTGGGAGGAGAACCAGGTATTGGAAAAAGTACCTTGTTGCTTCAAATTGCGTTAAAACTACCCTACAAAATTCTATATGTTTCGGGGGAAGAAAGTCAACGGCAGATAAAAATGCGAGCCGATCGTATTCAACCCAACAGCGAAAATTGCTACATCCTTACCGAAACCAAAACCCAAAACATTTTTCAGCAAATATCGACCATTGAGCCCGATTTGGTCGTAATAGATTCCATACAAACGCTGCACACCGATTATATCGAATCTGCGGCAGGAAGCATTTCACAAATCCGTGAAAGCACCGCAGAGCTCATCAAATTTGCAAAAGAGAGCCATACACCTGTTATTTTAGTGGGGCACATCACTAAAGATGGCACCATTGCAGGACCTAAGATTCTGGAGCACATGGTGGATACCGTTCTTCAGTTTGAAGGTGACCGTAATTACGTGTATCGTATCCTTCGTTCCCTCAAAAACCGATTTGGTTCCACAGCCGAACTGGGTATTTACGAAATGCAAGGAAGTGGTTTACGTGAAGTGAACAATCCGTCCGAAGTGTTGATCTCCAAAAATGAGGAAGACCTGAGCGGTACTGCCATTGCGGCAACTGTTGAAGGTATGAGACCTTTGCTTATTGAAATCCAAGCTTTGGTAAGTACAGCCGTTTACGGAACACCACAGCGTTCTGCTACAGGTTTCAATGCCAAAAGATTGAACATGCTTTTGGCCGTTTTGGAAAAGCGGGCAGGTTTTAAATTGGGTGCCAAGGATGTTTTCTTGAACATTACAGGCGGAATTTCCGTAGATGATCCCGCAATTGATTTGGCAGTTATGGGCGCCATCCTATCCAGCAATTCGGACATCGCCATTGAAAAAGGCGTTTGTTTTGCCGCGGAAGTTGGACTTGCTGGCGAAATTAGACCCGTGCAGCGAGTAGATCAGCGTATTCTTGAAGCTGAAAAATTGGGTTTTTCGACCATATTTATCTCCAAAAACAACAAAATCGGTTTAAAAAAGACAGGTATTCAGGTCCGGAAAGTCTCAAAAATTGAAGATGTTGTCGCCCATCTATTCGGATAA